Below is a window of Streptomyces sp. ITFR-16 DNA.
GGACCGCGATCGACGACACCCTCGCCGAGCACGCCTCGGTCGGCGCCCCGGCCACCTGGGTGCTCTGCAACCACGACGTGACCCGCACCGCCACCCGCTACGGCCGTGCGGAGACCGGCTTCGACTTCGCGGCCAAGGCCTTCGGAACGCCCACGGACCTGGCCCTCGGCACCCGCCGGGCCCGCGCCGCCGCCCTCCTCTCGCTGGCCCTGCCCGGCGCGGCCTACCTCTACCAGGGCGAGGAACTCGGCCTGCCCGAGGCCGACATCCCGCTGGACCGCATCCAGGACCCGATGCACTTCCGCAAGGGCGGCACCGACCCGGGACGCGACGGCTGCCGCGTCCCGCTGCCCTGGGCGGCCGAAGAGCCGTATGCCGGATTCGGGGCCACCTCGGAACCCTGGCTCCCGCAGCCGGAGGGCTGGGCCGCCTACGCCGCCGACCTCCAGAGCGCCGACCCGGAATCGATGCTCAGCCTCTACCGCGAGGCCCTGCGGCTGCGCCGCACCGAACCCGGCTTCGAGACGGCGGGGGAGCCCGGCATCGAGCGGCTGGCCTGGCTGGACGCCCCGCCCGGTGTGCTCGCCTTCACCCGGACCGGAGGACTGGTCTGCGTCGTGAACCTGGCCGCCGACGCGGCCGAGCTGCCGCCGCACACCTCGGTGCTCCTCACCAGCGGACCGCTGGACGGCGCGGGGCGGCTGCCGCAGGACACGGCGGTGTGGCTGCGCGCCTGACCGCGCACCACCCGGCCGCCCCGGACCGGTCCCGGCCGCGCGGATCGCGCGGCCGGGACCGCCCGGCAGGATCGCGGGGGACCCAGGGCTGCGGCACAGTGGGGCCCATGGACGCACCGAACGATCTGAACGCCCTCGCCGCCGAGCACCTGGCCGCGGCCCGCGCCTCCGCACACGGCCGCAGCGCCCATCTGCTGCTGCACGAGGAGCCGCTGCGGCAGACGGTCATCGCGCTGACCGAGGGTTCCGCGCTCGACGAGCACAACGCCCCGCCCGCCGCATCCCTCCAGGTGCTGCGCGGCTCGGTCCGGCTCACCGCCGCGTCCGGCGACGTGGAGCTGACCCCCGGACGGCTGCACCCCATTCCCCAGGAACGGCACGGGCTGCTCGCCCTGGAGGACGCGGTCGTCCTGCTGACCGCCGTCAACGGCTGACGCGGACCGCCGAGTCCCCGAGCCCCGACGAATTCCTCTCCCCGGCCTTGTGGGAGCGCTCTCAGGATCGGCAGGATGAGGCGGTGACCACGCTTCCAGGCCCCCGCGCCTACCACCCCGACGACCGCGAGGCGCTCGCGGACATCTGCGTCCGCACGGCCGACAACGGCGGGGACTCCCGGCATCTGTACCCCGACCCGGAGCTGATGCCGGCGATCTTCGCCGCGCCCTACGCCCACCTCGAACCCGACCTCGCCTTCGTCATCGACGACGGCACGGGCCGGGCCGTCGGCTACATCCTGGGCACCGCCGACACCCCGGCGTTCGTCACGGAGTTCCGCAAGCGCTGGCTGCCCCTGGTCGAGGACCGCTACCCGCGCCCGGAGGGCCCGCCGCAGAGTCCCAGCGACGAGATGATCGGCCTCCTGCACCACCCGGAGCGAATGGTCCTGCCCGAACTCGCCGGACATCCGGCCCACTTGCACATCGACCTGCTGCCCGACTGGCAGCGCAAGGGGTACGGGAGGGAGCTGATGCGCACCTTCCTCGCCGCCCTCCGCGCGAAGGGCGTCGAGGGCGTGCACCTGTCGATGCTCACCGCCAACACCCCCGCCAGGGCCTTCTACGACCGGCTCGGCTTCACCGAGATGTCCGTCCCCGACCCCGGTCCCGTCACCTACCTGGTGCGCGGCACCCAGGCGGATCTGTAACAGCTCCCCGCCGGCGGGGAGGGTGCCGCACGGACCCGCTGGGCAGGTACTCGTGGACGGCCGTCGCGGGCCCGTGCGGGCCCGCGACGAAGGGTGTGTGAGGTGAAGGAGCGGACCGTGTGGCAATTCTCCGACGATCGTGGGCAGTTAGCGGCCGGCGAACAGCGCCCGACGCGGGTGCTGGCCTATGTCCAGGCCGGTGCGACGCTGTGGGACCACGGGATACGTCCGAGCGCGATATTCGGCTCGGACCATGACGACCGGTCCGTGCCGGACGTCGCCAAGACGGGCGCGCTGCCCCTGGACGAGGTCGCGTACGTCGGAGCCGGCGCCACCCTGGACGTCGACACGCTGCTCAGCGGCGCACCGGACCTCGTGGTGGCCGTCAGCTACGGGGGAGGCCAGGTCTACGGCCTCGACCCGGAGACGGCCAAGCATCTGGAGGGGCACGTCCCGGTCGTCGTCATCGATGTCGGCCACGCGCGCACCCTGGCGGAGATCGGCGACCGGTTCGCCCGGCTGGCCCGCTCGCTCGGCGCCGAGGAGCCCGCGTCGGCCACGCAGGAGCTGGACGCCGCCCGGGACCGGCTGCGCGCCCTGACCCCGGGCCCGGACCGGGCCAGGGTCCTCGCCCTTTCCCCGGCCGGCCAGGAACAGGCGTATCTGGCCCGGCCCCGGATGTGGCCCGAGCTGCGGGTCCTGTCCGAGCTCGGCGTCGCCCTGGTGGAACCCGCCGAGGGGCCCGGTGCGAACTGGTCCACGGCGCCCTGGGCGGAGGCCGGGGCGCTGCGCCCGGACGTCGTACTGGCCGACATCCGGGTCAACGCCACACCGCTGGACGAACTGCGGGACAACGAGGAGTGGGCGGCGATCGCCCGCTCGGCGCGGGTGGTGCCCTGGAACCCCGAGCCGCTGTGCAGCGCCCGGGCCCACGCACGGTTCCTGCACCTGGTGGCCGACGCGCTGGAGGCGTAGCGGCCGAGCCGCCGTCCCGGGACGCCGGTGCCCCGTACGGACGCGTCCGATCGCGCGGGACGCCCCGGTTCGCCAGGCTGGCCGGGAGCGTCCCGCGCCCGTACCCGTACGTCCCCAGGAGCAGGCATGCAGCAGGACAAGCACCCCGCCTACCGGCCCGTCGTCTTCCGCGACCGCGCGGCCGGCTACGCCTTTCTGACCCGGTCCACCGCGTCCAGCGACCAGACGATCGACTGGGACGACGGCGAGAGCTACCCCGTCATCGACGTGGAGATCTCGGCCGAGAGCCACCCGTTCTTCACGGGCAAGGCCCGGGTCGTCGACACCGAGGGCCAGGTCGCCAAGTTCGAGCGCCGGTACGGCGAGGAGGGCGGCGCGGACGCCGGCTGACCGGGCGGCGGCTCCCGGCGTGGCCGACGGCCCGCGGGCATGCGGCAGGATCGGGTCCATGGGGTGGGGGGCCGCGCCTCCCGCCAGGACACCACGTCACCGCCCCGGGAGACCTCACGCTCATGCTCGACAGACTCGACCTGCTGGTCATCGGCGAGTGCGTCGCCGACATCGTCCGGCTGCCCGGCGCCGCCGACCGGGTCCACCCCGGCGGCAGCCCGGCGAACGTCGCGTACGGGCTTGGCCGGCTCGGACATGCCGCGACCCTGCTCACCCAGCTCGGCGCGGACCCGAACGGGCGGCTGATCCGGGACCATCTGACCGGAGCGGGCGTCGAGGTGCGCACCGACGGCTCCACCGCCCCCACCCCCTGCGCCGCCGTGACCCTGGACGACGCGGGCCGGGCCGCGTACACCTTCGAGATCACCTGGACGCTCGGCCCGGTCGCGCTGGACCGGCCGCCCGCGCACGTCCACACCGGCTCGATCGCCGCCGTGACCGGACCCGGCGCCGACACCGTCCTCGCCGCCGTGGAATCGCTGCGCGCCCGGGCGACGGTCAGTTATGACCCCAATGTGCGGCCGCAGCTGATGGGGGACCACGACGAGGCCGTGCGCAGGGTCGAGCTCTGTGCGGCCCTCAGCGACGTGGTCAAGGTCAGCGACGAGGACCTGGAGTGGCTCTACCCCGGCGAGGACCCGGAGAAGGCCGCCGCCCGGTGGCTCGCCACCGGCCCGGCCGCCGTCCTCGTCACCCGGGGCGGCGACGGGGCGTTCGCGCTCGTGCCGGACGGCCGGGTGACGGTCGCCGCCTGCCCACCGAGGTCGTCGACACCGTGGGCGCGGGCGACGCCTTCATGTCCGGCGCCCTGCACGCACTCGCCGCTCACGGACTGCTCGGCCCGGCCGGCCGGGAACGGCTGCGGTCGCTGGACCGCGCCACCGTGACCGACGTCCTGCGCCACGCGGCGGCGTCGGCGGCCGTGACCGTCGCCCGGGCGGGCGCCAGCCCGCCCGACGGGACGGAACTCGCGGCGGCGCTCGACCGGGGATGAGAACGGGCGGTGCCACCGTCACCCCCCGGGGGAACGGTGGCACCGCGGGCGGCCTGCCGGCCGCCCGTCACCGAGGCATTACCGGAGCCCCGCCGCACCCTCGTGCCCCCCGCCCTGAGCCACCGCACGCGGGGTCCCGTCGTCGTCGAGGAACTCGACCACGGCGAGCACGAACAGGGCGCACAGCGTGATCCACACCGTCACCGGCCCCGTCGGGCGCTCCCACGCCACCAGCACCGCCACGGCCACCACGACCACCGTCCAGTTCAGCGGCCGCCGGGCCCGGTGCACCCACCGGCCGACCGGGCCGCCGGTGAAGCCCGCCGCGTCGCGCACGGCCCCGATGCCGCCGCCCCACATCGCCATGACCCGGTCCGCCGCGCGGCCGTGGCCGGTCAGCCAGGCGGCCAGGGCCACCACCGCGCCGACGGTCACGACCAGCCGGACCCCCGCGCGCAGACAGCCGGCCAGCGCGTCGAAGACCGCGCCCGCGGCCGGCTGCGACACGCCGGCGGGGAGGCTGTCGAGGTAGAAGGCGCGCCCCGCCCACAGGCCGATCCCGAGCAGGCCGGCACCCACCGCGACCGCGAGGCCCGCCGTGACCAGCGCCCGCCGGCGGCGGACCGCGAGCAGCACCCCGCCGGCGGCCACCAGCAGCGTGACCACGGGGAGCCAGAAGCCGAGGATGCGCAGCGCCCGGAATCCCTTCTGCGCCTTGCCGACCGCGTCCGACGTCAGCACCGTGAAGCCGGTGTGGATCTCGGGGAGCTTCCCGGCGGCCGTCAGGCCCCGGTCGACCAGACGCTGCTTCACCCGGTCGACGACCGGGGCGAGGTCCACCGTGACGGTGTCGCCGGTCAGCTTCACCGCGCCGCCGCCCTCTCCGGTCAGCGCCTTCACGACCGAGGCGTGCGCGGACCTGTTGAGACCGGTCCACACCCGCTCGAATCCGTCGCTCGTCACGAACCGGTCCACCGTCGTGTGCACGAAGTCGGTGAGACCGGCGGTGAGCGGCCCGCCCAGCTTCCCGAGCGCCTTGTCGACGGCCGGCCGGTCGGCGGGGGCGACGTCCGTCAGCAGCGCGTCGACGTCCAGCCGGTCCATGACGGCGTCCGTCACACGGTCCGTCACCGCCGCCCGCACATCGGGGTCGGAGGCCAGCGGAGCCATCATCCGCACATAGCGGTCGGTGTCCCCGGCGATGTCGCTCGCCCAGCTCGACAGAATGCTCAGCGGTGTCAGGACCGCCGCCACCAGGACCAGCAGGGCCGCGAGGAACGAACGCGCCCGCAGCCGTGGCCGGCCCGCCCCGCGCGCCTCCAGCTGCGCCACCCGGGCCCGCAGGGCCTCCAGTTCGCCGTGCTCGTCCGGCGCTGCCGGCCGCCCGGGGTCCCGTTCCATGACCCCAGGGGATGCCCTGGAGTGGTGCGCGGCGCGGCGGATTGCTGCATGTGGGTGACAGGTACGGGGGTGGGCGCACCCTCCCCGGTGCCACGCGCGTTCGACACCGGTGGGAACGGACGAGACAGGGGAGGGCCGGGCATGACGCGGGACGCGCGTACGACCGTGGTGACGGGACTGGGGCTGGTGACCCCCGTGGGCGCCGACGAGGAGAGCTTCTGGGCGGGGCTGTGCGCCGGCGAGTCCGCGGCCCGGCGCTGCGGGGAACTGGCGGGGCTGCCCGCCGACTTCGCCTGCCGGGCCGCCGGACCCGATCCCGACGAGGCGGTGGGCGGACGCGCCGGGTGGCGGATGGCGCGGTTCGTGAAGCTGGCCCTGATGGCCGCCCGGCGGGCCGTGGCCGACGCGGGGCTCGACCCGGCGCACTGGGACGGCGAACGGGTGGGTGTCGTGCTCGGTGTCGGGGTGGGCGGAGTCTCCGTCCTCGTCGACAACGTCCGCAAGCTGGACGCGAGCGGGCCGCACGCCGTCTCCCCGCTCCTCGCACCGATGATGATGCCCAACGCGGCGGCGGGCGAGGTCGCCATCGATCTGCGGGCCCACGGGCCGAGTCTGGCCCCGGCCACCGCCTGCGCGTCGGGCGCCACCGCGATCGCCCTCGCCCGCGACCTCCTGACGAGCGGCCGGTGCGACGTGGTGGTGGCGGGCGGTGCGGAGTCCGTGCTGACCCCGCTCGTGGTCACGGCGTTCGCCGGCATGGGCGCGCTGTCCACGCGCACCGGTGATCCGGCGGGCGCCTCCCGGCCCTTCGCCCCGGACCGCGACGGCTTCGTGCTGGGCGAGGGCGCCGCCGTGCTGGTGCTGGAGCGGGGAGAGGACGTCAGGGCCCGGGGCGCCCGCGCCCGCGCGGT
It encodes the following:
- a CDS encoding cupin; translated protein: MDAPNDLNALAAEHLAAARASAHGRSAHLLLHEEPLRQTVIALTEGSALDEHNAPPAASLQVLRGSVRLTAASGDVELTPGRLHPIPQERHGLLALEDAVVLLTAVNG
- a CDS encoding GNAT family N-acetyltransferase, with translation MTTLPGPRAYHPDDREALADICVRTADNGGDSRHLYPDPELMPAIFAAPYAHLEPDLAFVIDDGTGRAVGYILGTADTPAFVTEFRKRWLPLVEDRYPRPEGPPQSPSDEMIGLLHHPERMVLPELAGHPAHLHIDLLPDWQRKGYGRELMRTFLAALRAKGVEGVHLSMLTANTPARAFYDRLGFTEMSVPDPGPVTYLVRGTQADL
- a CDS encoding ABC transporter substrate-binding protein → MKERTVWQFSDDRGQLAAGEQRPTRVLAYVQAGATLWDHGIRPSAIFGSDHDDRSVPDVAKTGALPLDEVAYVGAGATLDVDTLLSGAPDLVVAVSYGGGQVYGLDPETAKHLEGHVPVVVIDVGHARTLAEIGDRFARLARSLGAEEPASATQELDAARDRLRALTPGPDRARVLALSPAGQEQAYLARPRMWPELRVLSELGVALVEPAEGPGANWSTAPWAEAGALRPDVVLADIRVNATPLDELRDNEEWAAIARSARVVPWNPEPLCSARAHARFLHLVADALEA
- a CDS encoding type B 50S ribosomal protein L31 is translated as MQQDKHPAYRPVVFRDRAAGYAFLTRSTASSDQTIDWDDGESYPVIDVEISAESHPFFTGKARVVDTEGQVAKFERRYGEEGGADAG
- a CDS encoding beta-ketoacyl-[acyl-carrier-protein] synthase family protein, which produces MTRDARTTVVTGLGLVTPVGADEESFWAGLCAGESAARRCGELAGLPADFACRAAGPDPDEAVGGRAGWRMARFVKLALMAARRAVADAGLDPAHWDGERVGVVLGVGVGGVSVLVDNVRKLDASGPHAVSPLLAPMMMPNAAAGEVAIDLRAHGPSLAPATACASGATAIALARDLLTSGRCDVVVAGGAESVLTPLVVTAFAGMGALSTRTGDPAGASRPFAPDRDGFVLGEGAAVLVLERGEDVRARGARARAVLAGAGAATDAHHPTAPDPGGRGARRAVEAALAEAGWSAHEVDHINAHGTSTPLNDAMEAALIERLFPHRPSVTAPKGVTGHTLAAGGAIEAAATVLTLEHGVVPPVANLAAPPTEWDIDCVTKQPRPQHVLRAVSHSFGFGGHNVALAFGRVRNDGGRTPSTATGVGFRVS